The following are encoded in a window of Heterodontus francisci isolate sHetFra1 chromosome 2, sHetFra1.hap1, whole genome shotgun sequence genomic DNA:
- the LOC137382683 gene encoding LOW QUALITY PROTEIN: C-C chemokine receptor type 9-like (The sequence of the model RefSeq protein was modified relative to this genomic sequence to represent the inferred CDS: inserted 1 base in 1 codon; substituted 1 base at 1 genomic stop codon) — translation MRQEAVTGGDQASVYTFPPLEVSASKSKSMLRKKTWMWSGEKRSLXKLKKXICASKFCTSKKMAKIPVTKISVITDNNLYFATLDPSLFATPCETSGVRNFGRIFMPCFYSVIFATGLLGNSLVILTYVCYERLKTMTDVYMMNLAIADLFFLCTLPFWAVDAYTQWIFGTFICKIVNGAYTVNFYSCMLILTCVSVNRYKAIVQATKMLNSKNKRLHSKLVCVGVWVLAIILTLPEFILSEAYTGKTDKTTCTMVYPSNSSSIKVGVYVTQMVVGFLIPFVTMIICYSIIAKTLLQDKGFQKHKSLKIIVAVMVAFVTCELPFNIILLMQTLQIFSEEIASCEYSANVDYAIIVTESIAYVHCCLNPILYVFLGVKFRNSFLKILKDTGCISQKQLAEYLKSECETTRPISGISESTSMHPL, via the exons CTTTTCCCCCACTGGAG GTTTCCGCTTCAAAGTCTAAGTCCATGCTAAGAAAGAAGACTTGGATGTGGTCTGGTGAGAAGAGAAGTCTTTGAAAACTTAAAA GCATTTGTGCATCTAAGTTCTGCACCTCCAAAAAGATGGCAAAG ATACCTGTTACCAAGATTTCAGTCATCACTGACAATAATTTGTACTTTGCCACACTTGATCCATCTCTGTTTGCAACACCCTGTGAAACATCAGGTGTCAGAAACTTTGGTAGGATATTTATGCCCTGTTTTTATTCAGTGATATTTGCGACAGGGCTTCTGGGGAATTCTTTGGTCATTCTGACATATGTGTGTTATGAGAGGCTGAAGACCATGACAGATGTCTACATGATGAATCTGGCGATTGCTGACTTGTTCTTCCTTTGCACCCTACCATTCTGGGCAGTTGATGCATACACTCAATGGATTTTTGGAACTTTTATATGTAAAATCGTGAACGGTGCATACACGGTCAACTTCTACAGCTGTATGTTAATACTCACCTGTGTGAGTGTCAACAGGTACAAAGCAATTGTTCAAGCAACGAAAATGCTCAACAGTAAAAATAAAAGATTACACAGTAAGTTAGTTTGTGTAGGGGTTTGGGTGCTTGCAATCATTTTGACTCTTCCAGAATTCATATTAAGTGAAGCATATACTGGCAAAACTGATAAAACTACCTGTACTATGGTATATCCTTCCAATTCAAGCAGCATCAAAGTGGGAGTGTATGTAACACAGATGGTAGTGGGATTTCTGATACCCTTTGTGACCATGATCATTTGCTACTCAATCATTGCAAAAACGCTGCTTCAGGATAAGGGGTTTCAGAAACACAAATCATTAAAGATTATAGTTGCAGTTATGGTTGCATTTGTGACTTGTGAGCTGCCATTCAACATTATATTGTTGATGCAAACTCTACAGATCTTCAGTGAAGAAATTGCTAGTTGTGAATACAGTGCAAATGTAGACTATGCAATTATTGTAACAGAGAGTATTGCATATGTGCACTGCTGTCTCAATCCTATTCTTTATGTATTTCTTGGAGTGAAGTTTAGAAACAGTTTTCTGAAGATTTTAAAAGATACTGGATGTATCAGTCAAAAACAATTGGCTGAGTATCTGAAAAGTGAGTGTGAGACAACACGACCTATATCGGGTATATCCGAATCAACAAGTATGCATCCTTTATAA